A window of Aliarcobacter trophiarum LMG 25534 contains these coding sequences:
- a CDS encoding IS4 family transposase yields the protein MGIDNFIQTAMNNVLKNPILSILRDINFSSILKQSNFIKKDIGKSPYMIILHFLYMFIINKKISTFMKYSNDSYKKDVYYRLLKSSKYNWRKLLLLTSIKLISKLHKLQKTTDTKVLIIDDTVEIKRGKFIEGSCKNLWSNKEHRTVKGLNIVSLNYSDCYTDMMLDFSINYNKNQIVNVDENSFHHKSNAYKRRVEGNDGKNILALDMLKRVLKSGIYSDYLLVDSWYAKPNFINEVKENGLDVITRIANNPKIWQFTGKFKTLETLYNYAKQNKASRLGNYNSIKYNYVSTTTTHKTLGRLKIVFIKTKDNLIPIISTNTNLSDIEIINTYKKRWNIEQGYKDLREYFQFGKEENRIFEALIARITLSFLAYNLTSYINRVQNEPQTLGNLFRDLECQLETLAISMELFVKILEQLIQSAQIVKRNKDLEQIIHVLRVYTKKQLGFMCES from the coding sequence ATGGGTATTGACAATTTTATCCAAACTGCTATGAACAATGTATTAAAAAATCCTATTCTTTCTATTTTAAGAGATATAAATTTTAGTTCTATTCTAAAACAAAGCAATTTCATAAAAAAAGATATTGGCAAATCTCCATATATGATAATTTTACATTTTTTATATATGTTTATTATCAATAAAAAAATATCTACATTTATGAAATATAGCAATGATAGTTATAAAAAAGATGTTTACTACAGATTACTAAAAAGTAGTAAGTACAATTGGAGAAAATTACTATTACTGACATCTATAAAACTTATTAGCAAATTGCATAAACTTCAAAAAACTACTGATACAAAAGTATTGATTATAGATGATACTGTTGAAATTAAAAGAGGTAAATTTATAGAAGGTAGTTGTAAAAATCTTTGGAGCAATAAAGAACATAGAACTGTAAAAGGTTTGAATATTGTATCACTTAATTATAGCGATTGTTATACGGATATGATGTTGGATTTTTCTATAAATTATAATAAAAATCAAATTGTAAATGTTGATGAAAATAGTTTTCATCATAAAAGCAATGCTTATAAAAGAAGAGTTGAAGGTAATGATGGTAAAAATATTTTAGCTCTTGATATGTTGAAACGTGTTTTAAAATCTGGAATATATTCAGATTATCTTCTTGTTGATAGCTGGTATGCTAAACCAAATTTTATAAATGAAGTAAAAGAAAATGGTCTTGATGTAATTACAAGAATTGCAAACAATCCTAAAATCTGGCAATTTACAGGTAAATTTAAAACACTTGAAACACTTTACAATTATGCAAAACAAAATAAAGCTTCAAGACTTGGAAACTATAACTCTATAAAATACAATTATGTTTCAACTACAACTACACATAAAACACTTGGTAGATTAAAAATTGTATTTATTAAAACCAAAGATAATCTAATTCCAATAATATCAACAAATACAAATTTATCTGATATTGAAATAATCAATACATATAAAAAACGATGGAATATTGAACAAGGATATAAAGATTTAAGAGAATACTTTCAATTTGGTAAAGAAGAAAATCGTATCTTTGAAGCTTTAATAGCTCGTATTACACTTTCATTTTTAGCTTATAATCTTACAAGCTATATTAATAGAGTTCAAAATGAACCACAAACCTTAGGTAATCTTTTTAGAGATTTAGAATGCCAGCTTGAAACTCTAGCAATATCTATGGAATTATTTGTAAAAATCCTAGAACAATTGATACAATCTGCACAAATAGTCAAGAGAAATAAAGATTTAGAGCAAATCATTCATGTACTCAGAGTTTACACTAAAAAACAGTTAGGTTTTATGTGCGAAAGTTGA
- a CDS encoding SH3 domain-containing protein, whose amino-acid sequence MKKIILYLFFTSLIFTGCAKNSNIVSNILSNEPTLKVGVKKALITEKPDAKSQIVAEVKINEELKIIKSKDDSQWYKVLTPNKQGYIPKSSLVEESFLDLFSDSASTLWEVVKDKNSNQKTTFDSNGKNWSNEERAEKSVKNFGNSKSQLDFNSKYTIEEIESLLTSSNNNSNIQLSNFRKEGGLK is encoded by the coding sequence ATGAAAAAAATAATTCTATATCTCTTCTTTACTTCTTTAATATTTACAGGTTGTGCAAAAAATAGCAACATTGTTTCAAATATTTTGTCAAATGAACCTACGCTTAAAGTTGGTGTTAAAAAAGCTCTCATAACAGAAAAACCTGATGCAAAAAGTCAAATAGTTGCAGAGGTAAAAATTAATGAAGAATTAAAAATAATTAAATCAAAAGATGATTCACAATGGTATAAGGTTTTAACTCCTAATAAACAAGGGTATATTCCAAAAAGCTCTTTAGTAGAAGAATCTTTTTTAGATTTATTTAGTGATTCTGCAAGTACTTTATGGGAAGTAGTAAAAGATAAAAATTCAAATCAAAAAACAACTTTTGATTCAAATGGTAAAAACTGGTCAAATGAAGAAAGAGCAGAAAAAAGTGTTAAAAACTTTGGAAATTCAAAATCTCAATTAGATTTTAATTCTAAATATACAATTGAGGAAATTGAATCTTTGTTGACTAGTTCAAATAATAATTCAAATATTCAATTATCTAATTTTAGAAAAGAAGGAGGTCTTAAATGA
- a CDS encoding DJ-1/PfpI family protein: MQKVVGIFVFDDIEVLDFCGPFEVLSVTRVDESKRLETLSPFDVKLVSITKDIVLTTGGMKVVPDFDFETCPELDILIVPGGMGTRKLMYDERVLKFVNKKAKEVELLTSVCTGSLILASAKLLDGVNATTHWKSLQRMEDEFKNIKVCKDKHYVEDGNIISSAGISAGIDMALYIVKRYFGENVSRATAKHMEYPYLEKNIRRVDI, translated from the coding sequence ATGCAAAAAGTAGTTGGAATTTTTGTTTTTGATGATATAGAAGTTTTAGATTTTTGTGGACCATTTGAGGTTTTAAGTGTAACAAGAGTTGATGAATCAAAAAGATTAGAAACTTTGTCTCCTTTTGATGTAAAACTTGTATCTATTACAAAAGATATTGTTTTAACAACTGGTGGTATGAAAGTAGTTCCTGATTTTGATTTTGAAACTTGTCCAGAACTTGATATTTTAATAGTTCCAGGTGGAATGGGTACAAGAAAACTTATGTATGATGAAAGAGTTTTAAAATTTGTAAACAAAAAAGCAAAAGAAGTTGAACTTTTGACTTCTGTTTGTACAGGTTCTCTTATTTTAGCAAGTGCAAAATTACTTGATGGTGTAAATGCTACAACACACTGGAAAAGTCTTCAAAGAATGGAAGATGAATTTAAAAATATAAAAGTGTGCAAAGATAAACACTATGTAGAAGATGGAAATATCATCTCAAGTGCAGGTATTTCAGCAGGAATTGATATGGCACTTTATATTGTAAAAAGATATTTTGGAGAAAATGTTTCAAGAGCAACTGCAAAACATATGGAATATCCATATTTAGAAAAAAATATACGAAGAGTAGATATTTAA